One window of the Saccopteryx leptura isolate mSacLep1 chromosome 9, mSacLep1_pri_phased_curated, whole genome shotgun sequence genome contains the following:
- the CHMP1A gene encoding charged multivesicular body protein 1a has protein sequence MDDTLFQLKFTAKQLEKLAKKAEKDSKAEQAKVKKALQQKNVECARVYAENAIRKKNEGVNWLRMASRVDAVASKVQTAVTMKGVTKNMAQVTKALDRALSSMDLQKVSAVMDRFEQQVQNLDVHTSVMEDSMSSATTLTTPQEQVDSLIVQIAEENGLEVLDQLSQLPEGASAVGESSVRSQEDQLSRRLAALRN, from the exons ATGGACG ATACCCTGTTCCAGTTGAAG TTCACAGCGAAGCAGCTGGAGAAACTGGCCAAGAAGGCGGAGAAGGACTCGAAGGCGGAGCAGGCCAAGGTGAAGAAG gccctgcAGCAGAAGAATGTGGAGTGTGCCCGTGTGTACGCGGAGAATGCCATTCGCAAGAAGAATGAAGGCGTCAACTGGCTCCGCATGGCATCCCGTGTGGACGCAGTGGCCTCCAAGGTGCAGACAGCTGTGACCATGAAAGGG GTGACCAAGAATATGGCACAGGTGACTAAAGCCCTGGACCGAGCGCTGAGCAGCATGGACCTGCAGAAGGTGTCTGCAGTGATGGACCGGTTCGAGCAGCAGGTGCAGAACTTGGATGTGCACACCTCG GTGATGGAGGACTCCATGAGCTCGGCCACCACGCTGACCACACCGCAGGAGCAGGTGGACAGTCTCATCGTGCAGATCGCAGAGGAGAACGGCCTGGAGGTCCTGGACCAGCTCAGCCAGCTGCCCGAGGGCGCATCCGCCGTGGGCGAGAGCTCCGTGCGCAGCCAGGAGGACCAGTTGTCCCGCAG GTTGGCTGCCCTGAGGAACTAG